The following proteins are encoded in a genomic region of Mycolicibacterium rutilum:
- a CDS encoding DMT family transporter: MAWLILIISGAFEAVWAVALSKSEGFTRPVPIVVFVVAAVISMAGLGIALRDLPVGTGYAVWVGIGAALTVLYSLATGAETVSLIKVVLMLGIVGCVVGLQVSS; this comes from the coding sequence ATGGCTTGGCTGATTCTGATCATCTCGGGGGCGTTCGAGGCGGTCTGGGCGGTCGCGTTGAGCAAGTCCGAAGGCTTCACCCGCCCGGTCCCGATCGTGGTCTTCGTGGTGGCGGCGGTGATCTCGATGGCCGGGTTGGGCATCGCGCTGCGCGACCTGCCCGTCGGCACCGGCTACGCGGTGTGGGTAGGCATCGGTGCGGCGCTGACGGTGCTCTACTCGCTGGCGACCGGCGCGGAGACCGTGTCGCTGATCAAGGTCGTGCTGATGCTCGGCATCGTCGGCTGCGTCGTCGGCCTGCAAGTGAGCAGCTAG
- the trpS gene encoding tryptophan--tRNA ligase: protein MSDDRAAAHGRTVFSGVQPTSDSLHLGNALGAISQWVGLQDDYETFFCVVDLHAITIPQDPQQLRRRTLATAAQYLALGIDPGRATIFVQSHVPEHTELAWVLGCFTGFGQASRMTQFKDKSQKEGSEATTVGLFTYPVLMAADVLLYDTDVVPVGEDQRQHLELARDVAQRVNSRFPDTFVVPEPMIPKVTAKIYDLQDPTAKMSKSAATEAGLISLLDDPKVSAKKIRSAVTDSEREVRYDPDAKPGVSNLLTIQSAVTGTPIDKLVEGYAGRGYGDLKSDTADAVVEFVTPIKTRVDELLADTAELESVLAVGAERARDVSAGTLKRVYDRMGFLPPRG, encoded by the coding sequence ATGAGTGATGACCGCGCGGCCGCGCACGGAAGGACCGTGTTCTCCGGCGTCCAGCCCACTTCCGATTCCCTGCACCTCGGCAACGCGCTGGGCGCGATCAGCCAGTGGGTGGGCCTGCAGGACGACTACGAGACGTTCTTCTGCGTGGTCGACCTGCACGCGATCACGATCCCGCAGGACCCCCAACAACTGCGGCGTCGCACGCTGGCCACCGCCGCGCAGTACCTGGCGCTGGGCATCGACCCCGGCCGGGCGACCATCTTCGTCCAGAGCCACGTCCCCGAGCACACCGAACTCGCTTGGGTGCTGGGCTGTTTCACCGGTTTCGGCCAGGCCTCGCGGATGACCCAGTTCAAGGACAAGTCGCAGAAGGAGGGCAGCGAGGCCACCACGGTCGGGTTGTTCACCTATCCGGTGCTGATGGCCGCCGACGTGCTGCTCTACGACACCGACGTGGTGCCGGTCGGCGAGGACCAGCGCCAGCACCTCGAGTTGGCCCGCGACGTCGCCCAGCGGGTGAACTCCCGGTTCCCGGACACGTTCGTCGTCCCGGAGCCGATGATCCCGAAGGTCACCGCCAAGATCTACGACCTGCAGGACCCGACGGCGAAGATGAGCAAGTCGGCGGCCACCGAGGCCGGACTGATCAGCCTGCTCGACGATCCGAAGGTGTCGGCCAAGAAGATCCGTTCGGCGGTCACCGACAGCGAGCGCGAAGTGCGCTACGACCCCGACGCCAAACCCGGGGTGTCCAACCTGCTGACCATCCAGTCGGCGGTGACCGGCACGCCGATCGACAAGCTCGTCGAGGGCTACGCCGGACGCGGATACGGCGACCTGAAGTCCGACACCGCCGACGCCGTCGTCGAGTTCGTCACCCCCATCAAGACCCGTGTCGACGAACTGCTCGCCGACACGGCCGAACTGGAGTCGGTGCTGGCGGTCGGCGCCGAACGCGCCCGCGACGTGTCTGCCGGCACGTTGAAGCGGGTATATGACCGGATGGGATTCCTGCCGCCGCGCGGCTGA
- a CDS encoding NADP-dependent isocitrate dehydrogenase produces the protein MTAEQPTIIYTLTDEAPLLATYAFLPIIRTFTEPAGINVETSDISVAARILAEFSDRLTEEQRVPDNLARLGQLTQEPDTNIIKLPNISASVPQLLAAIKELRAKGYDLPDYPGEPKNDDEKAIKERYGKVLGSAVNPVLREGNSDRRAPKAVKEYARKHPHSMGDWSQASRTHVATMKGGDFYHGEKSMTLDKARNVRMELKTKSGETLVLKPEVKLDEGDIIDSMFMSKKALIAFYEEQIEDAYKTGVMFSLHVKATMMKVSHPIVFGHAVKVFYREAFEKHQQVLDELGVNVNNGMSDLYDKIQSLPASQREEIVQDIHAVHEHRPELAMVDSARGITNFHSPSDVIVDASMPAMIRLGGKMYGADGRTKDTKAVNPESTFSRIYQEMINFCKTHGQFDPTTMGTVPNVGLMAQKAEEYGSHDKTFEIPEDGVADIVDNETGEVLLTQNVEEGDIWRMPIVKDAAIRDWVKLAVDRGRASGMTVLFWLDTERPHEVELRNKVKAYLADHDTEGLHIQVMPQVWAMRYTLERLIRGQDTIAATGNILRDYLTDLFPILELGTSAKMLSIVPLMAGGGMYETGAGGSAPKHVHQLVEENHLRWDSLGEFLALGACFEDIGRKTGNERAVLLGKTLDSAIGKLLDNNKSPSRKTGELDNRGSQFYLALYWAQELAEQGEDKELADHFASLAKALGDNEDSIVNELAEVQGDSVDIGGYYYPDAEKTTAVMRPSKTLNSVLEGATEAPVTQG, from the coding sequence ATGACCGCCGAGCAGCCGACCATCATCTACACGCTCACCGACGAGGCGCCGCTGCTGGCGACGTACGCGTTCCTGCCGATCATCCGCACGTTCACCGAACCGGCCGGCATCAACGTCGAAACCAGCGACATCTCGGTGGCCGCGCGCATCCTCGCCGAGTTCTCCGACCGGCTGACCGAAGAGCAGCGTGTCCCGGACAACCTGGCCCGTCTCGGTCAGCTGACCCAGGAGCCCGACACCAACATCATCAAGCTGCCCAACATCAGCGCGTCGGTGCCGCAGCTGCTGGCGGCGATCAAGGAGCTGCGGGCCAAGGGCTACGACCTGCCCGACTATCCCGGTGAGCCGAAGAACGACGACGAGAAGGCCATCAAGGAGCGGTACGGCAAGGTGCTCGGCAGCGCCGTCAATCCCGTTCTGCGCGAGGGCAACTCGGACCGTCGTGCACCCAAGGCGGTCAAGGAGTACGCCCGCAAGCACCCGCACAGCATGGGCGACTGGTCGCAGGCGTCGCGCACCCACGTCGCGACCATGAAGGGCGGCGACTTCTACCACGGCGAGAAGTCGATGACGCTGGACAAGGCGCGCAACGTGCGCATGGAGCTCAAGACCAAGAGCGGTGAAACCCTCGTCCTCAAGCCCGAAGTCAAGCTCGATGAGGGCGACATCATCGACAGCATGTTCATGAGCAAGAAGGCGCTGATCGCCTTCTACGAAGAGCAGATCGAGGACGCCTACAAGACCGGCGTGATGTTCTCGCTGCACGTCAAGGCGACCATGATGAAGGTCAGCCACCCGATCGTGTTCGGCCACGCCGTCAAGGTGTTCTACCGGGAGGCGTTCGAGAAGCACCAGCAGGTGCTCGACGAGCTCGGCGTCAACGTCAACAACGGCATGTCCGATCTGTACGACAAGATCCAGTCGCTGCCCGCCTCGCAGCGCGAGGAGATCGTCCAGGACATCCACGCCGTGCACGAGCACCGGCCGGAACTGGCGATGGTCGATTCGGCAAGGGGCATCACGAATTTCCATTCGCCGTCCGATGTGATCGTCGACGCGTCGATGCCCGCGATGATCCGCCTCGGCGGCAAGATGTACGGCGCCGACGGACGGACCAAGGACACCAAGGCGGTCAACCCGGAGTCGACGTTCTCGCGGATCTACCAGGAGATGATCAACTTCTGCAAGACCCACGGCCAGTTCGACCCGACGACGATGGGCACCGTCCCCAACGTCGGGTTGATGGCGCAGAAAGCCGAGGAATACGGCAGTCACGACAAGACTTTCGAGATCCCCGAGGACGGCGTCGCCGACATCGTCGACAACGAGACCGGCGAGGTGCTGCTCACGCAGAACGTCGAAGAGGGCGACATCTGGCGGATGCCGATCGTCAAGGACGCCGCGATCCGCGACTGGGTGAAGCTGGCCGTCGACCGCGGCCGCGCCTCGGGCATGACCGTGCTGTTCTGGCTGGACACCGAGCGCCCGCACGAGGTGGAGCTGCGCAACAAGGTCAAGGCCTATCTGGCCGACCACGACACCGAGGGCCTGCACATTCAGGTCATGCCGCAGGTGTGGGCGATGCGGTACACGCTCGAGCGGCTGATCCGCGGCCAGGACACCATCGCCGCCACCGGAAACATCCTGCGCGACTACCTGACCGACCTGTTCCCGATCCTGGAGCTGGGCACCAGCGCGAAGATGCTGTCCATCGTCCCGCTGATGGCCGGCGGCGGCATGTACGAGACCGGGGCCGGCGGCTCGGCGCCCAAGCATGTGCACCAGCTGGTCGAGGAGAACCACCTGCGCTGGGACTCGCTGGGTGAATTCCTGGCTCTGGGCGCGTGTTTCGAGGACATCGGCCGCAAGACCGGCAACGAGCGCGCCGTGCTGCTGGGCAAGACGCTGGACTCCGCGATCGGAAAGCTGTTGGACAACAACAAGAGTCCGTCGCGCAAGACCGGTGAGCTCGACAACCGCGGCAGCCAGTTCTACCTCGCGCTGTACTGGGCCCAGGAACTCGCCGAGCAGGGTGAGGACAAGGAGCTCGCCGACCACTTCGCGTCGCTGGCCAAGGCGCTGGGCGACAACGAGGACTCCATCGTCAACGAGCTCGCCGAGGTGCAGGGCGACTCGGTCGACATCGGCGGCTACTACTACCCGGACGCGGAGAAGACCACCGCGGTGATGCGGCCGAGCAAGACGCTGAACTCGGTGCTCGAGGGCGCGACCGAAGCGCCGGTGACGCAGGGCTAA
- the yhjD gene encoding inner membrane protein YhjD — protein sequence MTPPAEPDKPGFVDRLRARYGWFDHVMRAQGRYNDSKGDFYAAGITYFTIFALFPLLMVGFAVAGFVLASQPDLLAELQERIRAAVSGDFATQLVELMDSAIESRTSVGVIGLLTAGWAGLGWMANLREALSQMWGLQRRETAGFVRTKLSDLTAIVGLLLAIAATIALTVLSSSGLARSVVEWVGLGEVPGVSIVLRMISLAMSVAVSWVLFTWIIARLPRESISFRSAIRAGLLAAVAFEVFKQVASIYLRSVVTGPAGATFGPVLGLMVFAYITARLILFATAWAATTIENMEAAPVLPPNAATITPRVEVREGLGVAGALTAATVGAVGALGLSRLRRR from the coding sequence ATGACACCTCCGGCCGAGCCGGACAAACCGGGTTTCGTGGACCGGCTGCGCGCGCGGTACGGCTGGTTCGACCACGTCATGCGCGCCCAGGGCCGCTACAACGACAGCAAGGGCGACTTCTACGCCGCGGGCATCACCTACTTCACGATCTTCGCGCTGTTCCCGCTGCTGATGGTCGGCTTCGCGGTCGCCGGCTTCGTGCTGGCCAGCCAGCCCGACCTGCTCGCCGAACTGCAGGAGCGGATCCGGGCGGCGGTGTCCGGCGACTTCGCCACCCAGCTCGTCGAGCTGATGGACTCGGCGATCGAGTCACGCACTTCCGTCGGCGTCATCGGGCTGCTCACCGCCGGATGGGCCGGGCTGGGCTGGATGGCCAACCTGCGCGAGGCGCTCAGCCAGATGTGGGGTCTGCAGCGGCGCGAGACGGCGGGGTTCGTGCGCACCAAGCTCTCGGACCTCACCGCGATCGTCGGCCTGCTCCTCGCGATCGCGGCGACCATCGCGCTGACCGTGCTGAGCAGTTCCGGGCTGGCCCGAAGCGTCGTCGAATGGGTTGGGCTGGGCGAAGTTCCGGGTGTGAGCATCGTGCTGCGGATGATCTCGCTGGCGATGTCGGTCGCGGTGTCGTGGGTGCTGTTCACCTGGATCATTGCGCGCCTGCCCCGCGAGTCGATCAGCTTCCGGTCGGCGATCCGCGCCGGGCTGCTCGCGGCGGTCGCGTTCGAGGTGTTCAAACAGGTCGCGTCGATCTACCTGCGGTCGGTGGTGACCGGCCCCGCGGGGGCGACGTTCGGCCCGGTGCTGGGCCTGATGGTGTTCGCCTACATCACCGCGCGCCTCATCCTGTTCGCCACCGCGTGGGCCGCGACGACGATCGAGAACATGGAAGCTGCGCCGGTGCTGCCGCCGAACGCGGCCACGATCACCCCGCGCGTCGAGGTCCGCGAAGGTCTGGGCGTGGCCGGTGCGTTGACCGCCGCGACCGTCGGTGCCGTTGGCGCACTGGGTCTTTCACGACTGCGCCGTCGCTAG
- a CDS encoding NAD(P)H-dependent flavin oxidoreductase — protein sequence MPLNTSWSSQMGLSAPIVNAPMGGAAGGRLAAAVSRAGGLGMIGMGSSATAAALAAELPHVAGLERPFGIGLVHWVAVNHPDLLDLALSAGPALLSVSFGDDWSWVRRAHDAGVAVAAQIADVAEARRAADAGADVVVARGAEGGGHGRPRMATLPLLAEVLDSVDVPVLAAGGIASARGLAAVLAAGAAGAWLGTAFTACPEALTSAAARYELLAAPGDATTTTRAFDVALQYPWPATLPERVLRNEFVDRYDGREDAIGADARAALADAVEAGDYRVAPVNAGQGVGMLREPRSAADVIDALCAGAEQLLRRWAEDLR from the coding sequence GTGCCGTTGAACACGTCGTGGTCGTCGCAGATGGGGCTGTCCGCGCCGATCGTCAACGCCCCCATGGGTGGTGCGGCCGGCGGGCGGCTGGCTGCGGCGGTGTCACGCGCGGGCGGCCTCGGCATGATCGGCATGGGCAGCTCGGCCACCGCCGCAGCGCTGGCCGCCGAGCTCCCGCACGTGGCCGGGCTCGAGCGGCCGTTCGGCATCGGTCTCGTGCACTGGGTGGCGGTGAACCATCCCGACCTGCTCGATCTCGCGCTGTCGGCCGGGCCCGCGCTGCTGTCGGTCAGCTTCGGCGACGACTGGTCCTGGGTCCGCCGGGCGCACGACGCCGGAGTGGCGGTGGCCGCGCAGATCGCCGACGTGGCCGAAGCGCGGCGGGCGGCCGACGCCGGTGCGGACGTGGTGGTGGCGCGCGGTGCCGAGGGCGGCGGCCACGGCCGGCCCCGGATGGCGACCCTGCCGCTGCTGGCCGAGGTGCTCGACTCCGTGGACGTGCCGGTGTTGGCGGCGGGCGGTATCGCGTCGGCGCGCGGGCTGGCCGCGGTGCTGGCCGCCGGAGCAGCGGGCGCGTGGCTGGGCACCGCGTTCACCGCATGCCCGGAGGCGTTGACGTCGGCGGCGGCGCGGTACGAGCTGCTGGCCGCGCCCGGTGACGCGACCACGACCACCCGCGCGTTCGACGTCGCGCTGCAATACCCGTGGCCCGCAACGCTTCCCGAGCGGGTGTTGCGCAACGAATTCGTCGACCGCTACGACGGCCGCGAGGACGCGATCGGCGCGGACGCGCGCGCGGCCCTCGCCGACGCGGTCGAGGCGGGCGACTACCGCGTCGCACCCGTCAATGCCGGGCAGGGCGTCGGCATGCTCCGCGAACCCCGGTCGGCGGCCGACGTGATCGACGCGCTGTGCGCGGGCGCCGAACAGCTGCTGCGCCGGTGGGCCGAGGACTTACGCTGA
- a CDS encoding alpha/beta fold hydrolase — MTERAPIHVGSGEPMLLLHPFMMSQNVWKQVAPLIADKGRYEVFAPTMLGHNGDGRGPFFLDTNSLADDVERRMDALGWDTAHIVGNSLGGWVAFELERRGRARTLTGIAPAGGWRHFTPAKFEIVGKFLAGLPLYIVVKLLGNRVLKLPVTPYLTYPAVSATRAGLSDEDVADIIDDVAHCPAYYQLLVKSLTMPGLLEIADGKAPTHLVICEKDRVLPHPRFTRHFTSQLPSDTKVTHLDGVGHIPMYEAPQRVADLIVEFVDGYAAPPPREALGG; from the coding sequence ATGACCGAGCGTGCCCCGATTCACGTCGGCTCCGGGGAGCCAATGTTGTTGCTACATCCGTTCATGATGTCGCAGAACGTGTGGAAACAGGTCGCACCGCTGATTGCTGACAAGGGTCGATACGAGGTGTTCGCGCCGACCATGCTCGGCCACAACGGCGACGGGCGCGGCCCGTTCTTCCTGGACACCAACTCGTTGGCCGACGACGTCGAGCGCCGGATGGACGCGCTGGGCTGGGACACCGCCCACATCGTCGGCAACTCCCTCGGCGGCTGGGTCGCGTTCGAACTCGAGCGGCGCGGCCGGGCCCGCACCCTGACCGGCATCGCACCCGCGGGCGGCTGGCGGCACTTCACGCCCGCCAAGTTCGAGATCGTCGGCAAGTTCCTCGCCGGGCTGCCGCTCTACATCGTGGTCAAACTGCTCGGCAACCGGGTGCTGAAACTGCCCGTCACGCCCTACCTGACCTATCCCGCCGTCAGCGCCACCCGGGCGGGTCTGAGCGACGAGGACGTCGCCGACATCATCGACGACGTCGCGCACTGCCCGGCCTACTACCAGCTGCTGGTCAAATCGCTGACCATGCCCGGACTGCTCGAGATCGCCGACGGCAAGGCACCGACGCACCTGGTGATCTGCGAGAAAGACCGCGTGCTGCCGCATCCGCGGTTCACCCGGCACTTCACCTCGCAGCTGCCCTCCGACACGAAGGTCACCCACCTCGACGGCGTCGGGCACATCCCGATGTACGAAGCGCCGCAACGGGTCGCCGACCTGATCGTCGAGTTCGTCGACGGCTACGCCGCACCGCCGCCACGCGAGGCGCTCGGCGGTTAG
- a CDS encoding SMP-30/gluconolactonase/LRE family protein: MSATDSKKPPIDPVRWQPPPVDPLPDLPSAELTIVPLPGDAPEDVVVDGAGHLWTGLVDGRILRVSPEGDARVVATVEGRPLGMHVAHDGRILVCASPGGLFALDPDSGALETLVAEVDDRRLMFCSNVTQSADGTIYFTESTSAFSYAHFKGAAFEARPRGSLFRRDADGSVLTVVAGLYFANGVTPTADGSALVFAETLGRRLSKYWLTGERAGSVTRLAEHLPCMPDNLSTGADGRIWCAMVSGPSAAAEWLAPRSPALRKLLWKLPDRFQPQLAPEVWAVAFDPDSGEVVAGIRTEHPQFGLVTGLVESGGRLWMGTIGFPALAHCPIP, from the coding sequence ATGAGTGCGACCGATTCGAAGAAGCCGCCGATCGACCCCGTCCGCTGGCAGCCGCCGCCGGTCGACCCGCTGCCCGACCTGCCGTCGGCCGAGTTGACCATCGTGCCGTTGCCCGGCGACGCGCCCGAGGACGTCGTCGTCGACGGCGCCGGGCACCTGTGGACGGGCCTGGTCGACGGCCGCATCCTGCGCGTCTCCCCGGAGGGCGACGCGCGCGTCGTCGCCACCGTCGAGGGCAGGCCGCTCGGCATGCACGTCGCCCACGACGGCCGAATCCTGGTGTGCGCCAGTCCCGGTGGGCTGTTCGCACTGGACCCGGACAGTGGCGCGCTGGAGACGCTCGTCGCCGAGGTGGACGACCGGCGGCTGATGTTCTGCTCGAACGTCACCCAATCAGCCGACGGCACAATCTATTTCACCGAATCGACGAGCGCGTTCAGCTACGCGCACTTCAAGGGCGCGGCGTTCGAGGCCCGCCCGCGTGGCAGCCTGTTCCGGCGCGACGCCGACGGCAGCGTGCTCACCGTGGTGGCCGGCCTGTATTTCGCCAATGGCGTCACCCCGACCGCGGACGGATCGGCGCTGGTGTTCGCCGAGACGCTGGGCCGCCGGCTGTCCAAGTACTGGCTCACCGGTGAGCGCGCCGGCTCGGTGACGCGGCTGGCCGAGCATCTGCCCTGCATGCCCGACAACTTGTCGACCGGCGCCGACGGGCGGATCTGGTGCGCGATGGTCTCGGGGCCGAGCGCCGCCGCCGAATGGCTCGCGCCGCGGTCGCCGGCGCTGCGCAAGCTGCTGTGGAAGCTGCCCGACCGGTTTCAGCCCCAGCTCGCGCCCGAGGTGTGGGCGGTGGCGTTCGACCCGGACAGCGGCGAGGTCGTCGCAGGCATCCGCACCGAGCATCCGCAGTTCGGTTTGGTGACGGGTCTGGTCGAGTCCGGCGGCCGGCTCTGGATGGGCACCATCGGCTTTCCCGCGCTCGCCCACTGCCCGATCCCCTGA
- a CDS encoding exodeoxyribonuclease III yields MSPLVVSTINVNGIRAAVRQRSAENLGLLPWLAETTADVVCLQETRADDEQVAKALAPAAANGWLLASAEPHVKGRSGVAVLSRHPIEATRLLDSAEFGSHGRYLEVDTAGVTVASVYVPTGEADTPFQLEKERFMAALAERMAALAAGGRDAVVCGDWNIAHTENDIKNWKGNVKKSGFLPSERQWLTELLASGWVDVVRTLHPDVPGPYAWWSWRGRAFDNDAGWRIDYQLATAGLAGRAVSARVERAAAYALRWSDHAPVTVEYGS; encoded by the coding sequence GTGAGCCCGCTCGTCGTCAGCACCATCAACGTCAACGGCATCCGCGCGGCCGTGCGGCAGCGATCCGCCGAGAATCTCGGGCTGCTGCCGTGGCTGGCCGAGACCACCGCCGACGTGGTCTGCCTGCAGGAGACGCGGGCCGACGACGAACAGGTGGCCAAGGCGCTGGCGCCGGCGGCCGCAAACGGCTGGCTGCTCGCGTCGGCCGAGCCGCACGTCAAGGGGCGCAGCGGCGTCGCCGTGCTGTCGCGGCACCCGATCGAGGCGACCCGGCTGCTGGACTCCGCCGAATTCGGCTCGCACGGCCGCTATCTCGAGGTCGACACCGCCGGGGTGACGGTGGCCAGCGTGTACGTGCCGACCGGCGAGGCGGACACCCCGTTCCAGCTGGAGAAGGAGCGGTTCATGGCGGCGCTGGCCGAGCGGATGGCCGCGCTGGCCGCCGGCGGCCGCGACGCCGTGGTGTGCGGCGACTGGAACATCGCGCACACCGAGAACGACATCAAGAACTGGAAGGGCAACGTCAAGAAATCGGGGTTCCTGCCCAGCGAAAGGCAGTGGCTGACCGAGCTTCTCGCCTCCGGCTGGGTCGACGTGGTGCGGACGCTGCATCCCGACGTGCCCGGCCCGTACGCGTGGTGGTCATGGCGCGGCCGTGCCTTCGACAACGACGCCGGCTGGCGCATCGACTACCAGCTCGCGACGGCCGGCCTGGCGGGGCGCGCGGTCAGCGCGCGGGTCGAGCGGGCGGCGGCCTACGCGCTGCGCTGGTCCGACCATGCACCGGTCACCGTCGAATACGGGTCGTGA
- a CDS encoding D-alanyl-D-alanine carboxypeptidase family protein: MAKIRKSSQRVAALVAALFVVAGPAVASAQPPAAPEATACPYREVTPPAVDASEEPKPGEAPPAPLPVPAKPMGGDALSGCGVITAPGTPPVPGDVSAEAWVVADLDSGDVIAAKDPHGRHRPASIVKVLVAMQAIKELPIHKVVPGTAEDSAQEGTKVGVGENGHYSINDLLHGLLMYSGNDAAFALARQLGGWDATLTKLNDLARKLGGLDTRVATPSGLDGPGMSTSAYDMALFYRYAWQNPIFTDIVATRSFDFPGRGDVGYPIENDNKLLLNYPGAMGGKTGYTDDAGQTFVGAAERDGRRLVAVLLKGTRQPIAPWEQAAHLLDYGFATPPGTKVGTLIEPDPGLLGQKPTADGANPAVNAAPLLPEVDAMPVRVGVAVVGSVIVFLLIMGARSLNRRSA, from the coding sequence ATGGCGAAGATCCGAAAGTCGTCCCAGCGCGTCGCCGCGCTGGTGGCAGCCCTGTTCGTGGTGGCCGGGCCCGCGGTGGCAAGCGCGCAGCCGCCCGCGGCGCCGGAGGCCACCGCCTGCCCGTACCGCGAGGTGACGCCGCCCGCCGTCGACGCCTCCGAGGAACCCAAGCCCGGGGAGGCGCCGCCGGCGCCGCTGCCGGTGCCCGCCAAGCCGATGGGCGGCGACGCGCTCAGCGGGTGCGGCGTGATCACCGCGCCCGGCACACCGCCGGTGCCTGGCGACGTGTCGGCCGAGGCGTGGGTGGTCGCCGACCTGGACAGCGGTGACGTCATCGCGGCGAAGGACCCGCACGGTAGGCACCGCCCGGCCAGCATCGTCAAGGTGCTGGTGGCGATGCAGGCGATCAAGGAGTTGCCGATCCACAAGGTCGTTCCCGGGACCGCCGAGGACTCCGCCCAGGAGGGCACGAAGGTCGGGGTCGGCGAGAACGGTCACTACTCGATCAACGACCTGCTACACGGGCTGCTGATGTACTCGGGCAACGACGCCGCGTTCGCGCTGGCTCGTCAGCTCGGCGGCTGGGACGCCACGCTGACCAAGCTCAACGATCTGGCCCGCAAGCTCGGCGGCCTCGACACCCGGGTCGCGACGCCCTCGGGTCTGGACGGGCCGGGCATGAGCACGTCGGCCTACGACATGGCGCTGTTCTACCGCTACGCCTGGCAGAACCCGATCTTCACCGATATCGTGGCCACCAGGTCGTTCGACTTCCCGGGCCGCGGGGACGTCGGCTACCCGATCGAGAACGACAACAAGCTGCTGCTGAACTATCCGGGCGCGATGGGCGGCAAGACCGGTTACACCGACGACGCCGGCCAGACGTTCGTCGGCGCCGCCGAACGCGACGGCCGCCGGCTGGTGGCGGTGCTGCTCAAGGGCACCCGTCAGCCGATCGCGCCGTGGGAGCAGGCGGCGCATCTGCTCGACTACGGGTTCGCGACGCCGCCCGGCACCAAGGTAGGCACGCTGATCGAGCCCGATCCGGGGCTGCTCGGCCAGAAGCCGACCGCCGACGGTGCGAACCCGGCGGTCAACGCCGCGCCGCTGCTGCCGGAGGTCGACGCGATGCCGGTGCGGGTGGGAGTCGCGGTCGTGGGCAGCGTGATCGTGTTCTTGCTCATCATGGGCGCCCGCTCGCTGAACCGGCGCTCAGCGTAA